The genomic segment TTCGATTTGGAGCTGAAACTCCGAATGTTCAAATGCAATAACTCCAAATTCTTGAGCCGAGGGAACATTACAACTCTATCATTGTCACCTCCTTCCTCTTCACAGTCCTTAATAACTACACCCAAATTTTCACAACTTATAAGTTTAACCTCTTCGAGCATTTCCTGACAACCACATCACTTGGGAATACATATTTCCAGTTCCATTTTATAATCTCAAGGGAGCAAAGGTTCTTGAAAGAATGCAATGGTATGGGACTTAGCTCTGGTAGGTACGCTAGCGTTAATTGTTTCAGTTGTCTACAAAACGTAGCCAACATACCATTTTCATGTCCAGCAGCACTAGTACCATAATTATCCTCACTCTCAAACAAACTTTTCAACCTTTGAAAATTCTCTACATACAATTCTTCTAATTTTGGCAGTTGCACTGATGATGACTCTGTAGTTGAGAATGAGAATAAAACTTTATCTGTATTCTCTGTATTAACATTGTAGAGATGCATGCTATATATGTTTTCTGACATTATGTTTGGGATTGACCTCAACGCTTTGATGCTATCAATCTTCACCTTTCTCAGCTTTGGAGCATCCTCCTCCTTAACAGCTCGATTCCAATTCCATAGCTGCATATTTGTATCTTTTATGACACCAATCACTTCCAGCTCCTCTAGACAATAAAATCTAACCTACAATACAGTTTACCAGTCAATTAATTAGCCAACTAGAATTCCCTAATACCTTATCACTGAATAAGGTTGATGGGTCTTCAGACCCCACAAACGCTGTCAGTTTGGGAAGATGGCACATTTTCAACTTCTTCAGTTTAGGGAATTTTACCCTGTAGCTACCTCCATAGAAGCTATGCAGACTATCTAGGTGGTGTAGCTCAAGTTCCCTTAATTGTCTAACTTCTATAGTCTTTTGCTCTACTGTTTCTTTACTGATGATTGTTTGCAACTCCTTACACACTGATATGGTCATACTTTCAAGCTTCACTAAAGCACAGAATACAGGTTGATCCGAGATTTTGCAAACCGATCCAGCAAGaaatgttcatttctttatgtTTTGAAAACTAGATATATCAAGTTCTTTTCTCCAGAGGTACATGATTGTAGAACACAAATCCACCTCCAACAGCTCCAGTGATGGACAGTTGATCTGCAAAATCTTTAAAGCAACATGTGTATGCATGGATCCGTCAAATACAGATCGAGTTTTGACTTACAATAGCTACAAATGATCGATGGTCATGAAAACTAAGAATCACATGTTACAAACAAAGTATATGtttatcaaataagaatgaaattaaagaaatgaACTCCGTTGATGCATTGTGCTAAGCTTACCTTTGCATTGAACAAAGCATCAGCCTTTGCTACTGGCCCCACCAAACTGACTAGATACCTCGAACCTATGtacaataaaatttttaaaagaggCAAATCAATGACAATGTTTTCATTATGTTCACTGCCATCAGATGGCAGACAATAATCATTGTCATTGAAAACGTATTTCATCCTAAAGCAATCAATATCTTTATCTCAGTTAAGTTTTTAGGTAGCAGAGCTAAAGGTAGTGCATACTCTAGATGGTAACACTTACAAAGCTCAAGGTGCCGTAGGTTAGAGAACATTCTGGAACCGGGTGGTGCATTTCCTTTACATATCATCTTCAAGCCCTCCAAGTTATCAAGGTTTAGATACTCCAAACTCTGAAAGGCTATCAAATTATTCGACCCATTTATATCTGTGTTGATAACACATTCCATGCCTTCACAATCTGTTACCTCTAGATGTTTCAAGCCCATAAAGCCATCTTTGTCCAACTCAAGGACtagatttttcttcaaatttgtgaaaaaaaataataagtacTCCGTTCTCTTTAGTTGAGGGAAAAGATGTAAAAGCATGTGTTTTCTTTTATCAAAAAGGTAAGACTACTACAAGTATTAtcccaaaaatagaaaattggcaaagaaaaaaaaaacatcggaagtattaaaattttcagctaattttaacttaaatattattgaaaattatgaaaagttgattttgataaattttacgacaaataaaacaagattccacttaattatgttttaacttaaagattgaatataaaatataaaaagtatcaAAAATCAGTTGAGATTTATAATTGATAGCGGaagtaattatataaaatagtaGTAATAGCTTTCTTTCTTTCATCAATCCAGATGGTAACTTATAAACtataatgatttttaaaaaattatctcCACTTCAGACTTCAGAGTTGCAATTGGCATTAGAGTATATAAATCAATCATTAAACTTTAAGATATCACTAGTTTGAAGTTGATCTTACACATTACCTTTTTCAGCAAATGACATAGCAGATAATCGAACATCATCATGAATTTTGACATGGGATTGATCATCTTTCCATAGCAAGGATGAAGAAACGAGTTCACTAACCCATTTAGATGCTTGTTCCAAGGCTTCAGAGATTTTGTCAACATTCTGAAACAAATCCAACCCAACACCATACCTCATCAAGTTATCGACGGATGAATTGTGTAAGTCTCACGACGCACTCTACTCACTTCACTTGAGGTAGGCTTCTCTAACTCATCAACAAAATGTTGCCATGTTGATAAATCTTTTTCCTTTAACACATTGGCTGTTGTCATAATATTGAGCGGCAACCCATAACACTTTTCCAACAGATTTTGTGCCACTAATTTATAATCCCCTTCgtcaattgttttttttttgacatgaaTTAATTG from the Amaranthus tricolor cultivar Red isolate AtriRed21 chromosome 12, ASM2621246v1, whole genome shotgun sequence genome contains:
- the LOC130797306 gene encoding uncharacterized protein LOC130797306 — encoded protein: MVLGWICFRMLTKSLKPWNKHLNGLVNSFLHPCYGKMINPMSKFMMMFDYLLCHLLKKKNLVLELDKDGFMGLKHLEVTDCEGMECVINTDINGSNNLIAFQSLEYLNLDNLEGLKMICKGNAPPGSRMFSNLRHLELCSRYLVSLVGPVAKADALFNAKVRFYCLEELEVIGVIKDTNMQLWNWNRAVKEEDAPKLRKVKIDSIKALRSIPNIMSENIYSMHLYNVNTENTDKVLFSFSTTESSSVQLPKLEELYVENFQRLKSLFESEDNYGTSAAGHENGMLATFCRQLKQLTLAYLPELSPIPLHSFKNLCSLEIIKWNWKYVFPSDVVVRKCSKRLNL